One window of Chamaesiphon minutus PCC 6605 genomic DNA carries:
- a CDS encoding NINE protein — MLDITTPKNRQVAIVLAFASMTIPVAGFHKFYLGQPVWGLVYLLLSWTPIPHIASAIEAVWYLTQDSTHFDGSFNSATADASTIVAHSSVLLRDRTVATVSDSIRELDKLRADGLISEYEFEQKRRQWLDRA; from the coding sequence ATGTTAGACATCACTACTCCTAAAAATCGTCAAGTCGCGATCGTCTTAGCATTTGCTAGCATGACGATCCCTGTGGCAGGATTTCATAAGTTTTATCTAGGACAACCTGTCTGGGGGCTAGTTTATCTATTATTATCATGGACGCCGATTCCGCATATCGCTTCGGCGATCGAAGCTGTTTGGTATCTTACTCAAGATAGTACCCACTTTGACGGCTCTTTTAACTCGGCAACCGCTGATGCGAGTACAATTGTGGCTCATAGTTCGGTATTGTTACGCGATCGCACAGTTGCAACTGTATCTGATTCCATTCGCGAATTAGACAAGCTCCGCGCCGATGGTTTGATCTCAGAATATGAATTCGAGCAAAAACGCCGTCAATGGCTCGATCGGGCTTAG
- a CDS encoding DUF1825 family protein: MGFFDSDIIQQEAKQLFDDYQHLTQLGGKYGKFDREGKIAFIERMETLLDRYKVFMKRFELSDDFMAKMTVEQMNTQMSQFGMTPMQMFDQMNLTLERMKSEIDK, encoded by the coding sequence ATGGGATTTTTTGATTCTGATATCATCCAACAAGAAGCCAAACAGTTGTTTGACGATTATCAACATCTGACACAGCTAGGCGGTAAATATGGTAAATTCGATCGCGAGGGCAAGATTGCGTTTATCGAGCGGATGGAAACTTTACTCGATCGCTACAAAGTCTTTATGAAGCGGTTTGAACTGTCAGACGATTTTATGGCCAAAATGACTGTCGAGCAAATGAATACCCAAATGAGTCAATTTGGGATGACACCGATGCAAATGTTCGACCAAATGAATCTGACGCTAGAGCGCATGAAGTCAGAAATCGATAAGTAG
- a CDS encoding ComEA family DNA-binding protein, with the protein MTHDPTQTVRQLFKMSLRSRIKEDPYYRFKSRFEIDVAADLGVQIDVNQASVDDWLRLPGISIHQARQLVTLSKAGVAFYSISDLAAALNMPMSRLQWLASVLSFQYYDRATALPSVKLDRATIDELVQIPEITPELATEIVTHRDRDGKFTDLVNFQQRLGLSGETIGKLMHYLQF; encoded by the coding sequence TTGACACACGATCCTACCCAAACAGTTCGGCAGTTGTTCAAAATGTCCTTGAGATCGCGGATTAAAGAAGATCCTTATTATCGGTTTAAATCGCGATTTGAGATTGATGTCGCCGCCGATTTGGGAGTGCAAATTGATGTCAATCAAGCTAGCGTAGATGATTGGCTCCGTTTGCCAGGGATTTCGATCCATCAAGCACGTCAATTAGTCACTTTGAGTAAGGCAGGAGTAGCGTTTTATTCGATTTCCGATCTAGCCGCTGCTCTGAATATGCCGATGTCTAGACTACAATGGTTAGCTTCAGTCCTGAGTTTTCAGTATTACGATCGCGCCACCGCTTTACCCTCTGTCAAACTCGATCGAGCCACTATCGACGAATTAGTCCAAATTCCTGAGATTACACCAGAATTAGCAACTGAAATCGTCACCCACCGCGATCGTGATGGCAAGTTTACAGATCTGGTGAATTTCCAACAACGGTTGGGATTATCTGGCGAAACGATCGGTAAATTAATGCACTATCTTCAATTTTAA
- a CDS encoding NADPH-dependent FMN reductase, whose translation MVKIVGIAGSLRPDSYSQIALAVAAQKVRDLGAEVEILDLRQMQLPFCDGGTEYPEYPDVKRLQDTVSNADGLILVSPEYHGSVSGVLKNALDLMSFDQLSGKVTGFMTILGGQSNSNALNDLRIILRWVHAWSIPEQIAIGQAWQAFTPEGKIADEKLSQRLDQFAKSLVDNTRKLRGVD comes from the coding sequence ATGGTCAAAATTGTTGGCATTGCAGGTAGCTTAAGACCGGACTCATACAGCCAAATCGCTCTTGCCGTAGCCGCTCAAAAGGTGCGAGATTTGGGTGCAGAAGTCGAGATTTTGGATCTCAGACAGATGCAGTTACCTTTTTGTGATGGTGGTACTGAATACCCAGAATACCCAGATGTCAAACGGCTGCAAGATACTGTGAGTAATGCTGATGGACTGATTTTAGTTTCGCCAGAATATCACGGCAGTGTCAGCGGCGTCTTAAAAAATGCTCTAGATCTGATGAGTTTCGACCAGCTCTCAGGTAAAGTTACTGGTTTTATGACAATCTTAGGCGGACAAAGCAACAGTAATGCACTCAACGATCTGCGGATAATTCTTCGCTGGGTTCACGCATGGTCTATTCCCGAACAAATAGCCATCGGTCAAGCTTGGCAAGCGTTTACGCCTGAAGGTAAAATCGCAGATGAGAAACTCTCACAACGCCTCGACCAATTTGCCAAAAGTTTAGTCGATAATACCCGTAAATTGCGTGGAGTTGACTAG